The stretch of DNA GCCATGCTAAGAGCATGCTATCTTAGGTTCTCAAAATATGACCCTAAAAGGTATAGCTCAATGACATTCTGGTAGCCcatattactatttattatttgccATTACAGACAAACCCAGAACAAATGACTATAATTAGTGAAACCAAGGTAATCGAGTGTAATGTGAGTCAGCTGCAGATACTATTGACAAATATCTTATTATTTGTTCCATATTGGAAACACTTGTCCTAGTGAACACAGACCTGTTTCCTGACTAACCCTAGAATACGCAGATTTCAAATGACATCTTCAAGTTTCATTGTCTCTCACAGATTGACGAGACTATTAAACACTGATTATGACTCAAGAAAGCTCAGTTTCTTAAGCAAAGCATAACAATTTTGAGCATTACAGAATACCATTTGACATTCATTTTGGTAACTACCTCTACTCAGAAAACCAATACATAAACCataatcacattttaatatttttctaaacataCTAACACATTTGGTGTGCATGTTTTTAAACAGAATCAATTTAGAATAACTCAGGTATGATTATTCTGCAGAAGCTCTCAATGGATAAGCAGTCTGGAAAAAcgaggaatttcttttttaatcaacagagtaatatttatttaatgaaccCATCTGATTGTTTCTTCTTATAAATATCATGAGTGATTTTGAACtcttgtgttttagtttttaaattcctaATGGTCTTTTGTCACAAACTAGTttacgtgtttgtgtgtgtatattttaacatctgtatgtataaagtatagaaaataattctttcataGTATTAATCTTCTAGATTATCCACAAGTATTTTGAAGATAAGAACAGttaattatgtaaattatgtttaaagagaaaatgaatcttcTTATCATATATTAATCTCActttatgacttttttattttaaattaaactatgTATAATGCTGAGTCTGGCTTCGATTAAAGTGTTCCATTGATAATTGTCATGCATAAGcctcaaaataaattactgaTCAGTGAACTGTTGAGGAACTTAAACGTGAGTTGAAACCAGGATAAGGAACCAGGTTAAGAAAGCATGTAAAATATGTCAGTGTTTTTTTGACACCAGAGtagctgagtttttttttttttctatttcttcaaagatatgtagaaagaaaaagagaagaagaaatatgtCCCTGTTACACACTGACATCCTAGGTGGGTGAAAGCTATAGAACCAaagcaatttatattttaaatgctgtACTAGAAGTGATCCCTATTTGCAATATGatggagaaaagaatatttttgataGTTGGAATTACTGTTCAAAGTAAAATTATTATgagcaattatttattttaaaattaaattcaaatcaTATTAAATTTAAAGTTGGAGGCATTAATTCAAGTATTAAGATAAAACTACATTATTAAACTCTAATAAAGATGTGTACTAATgcaaaatttataattaatacaGTTATTTTTCTCACAGGACTGATGTTTACCATTTTAAATATCCAACATGAGACCGTTAACAATCTTCTACATCTTTTTGAGCAGCTTTACTCTCAAGTGctctcctaattttaaaaatgatcatctCTCttgtagaaaaattttaataagctaGCCACTCAACATTATTAAGATGTTGTGTATGTTAGAAGGTACTTTTAGTAGAACTtgtttaattaaatagtttatacTCAGTtgtgtccattttcttttcttgaagtgTCTGGTTTTCTGGTTTTCGGCTTCTTTAATTATCAGAGGTCAGTTAAAATTCTTAGATGATGTAATCAAGTTCTTATGAGTTAAGAGCCTGTACAAAAATTGAATCATGTgcataataagaaaaagaagaaataggatcAAGTTTTATGTTGGAAGAACAATTTTACTTGACAAACACTTGTAAATAATGTTTATACTAAATCTATGAACTAGCCTTTTTAAAGTGTGATTCCCATAGTAATACCACACAGCTTTATATAACCAGAATGAAAGATAAAGTCTTACAAATTTTGCAAACGTACTTCACTAGTTTTACTGATAAAACAAGTGTGCCAATTTTTCATGAGGAAAATATTggacacagaaacaaaaattaaaaaaaattacatcaatACTACATcaatacacttaaaaatcatttgtctTTTAGATATATAATTAGAGAACCAAATAAATATACTTGTTACCATTCCTCACTTCAGAGAGTCATTGAAAGACtacatttttttaacctctttatcACCAGTCCCATTAAATATACTATTTAATGGCCAAATATGCAGAAGTTTTATTGTGATAAATGACTACATGATATACAGGAATTCCAGGTCTTCCAGGACAGGTGACAAATTAAAATGCATGTCTTTCACGTTgttcttgaaattttttaatagcTCAAATTGAAtcccaagagaaaataaatttgatgtgatttttatattatcttagtCAAATATCCCTACTATAGAATCTGTGAGATTTATATAGCAGAAAAATACAGGCCAAACCTCAGTTTTGAAGTTTTGGTAATTTCtaagatatatatattatttatttttcccacttcTCAGAAATAATCTGTTCTACAAGGCATGACAGCTGATGTGATAGACTGCCTGTTATGCAAAGATATATttagacaaattttaaaatacatattttctaacTGGCAAGTAACTTGTTCTTTGTAGTCAGTGGCGGTGATATTACCATTGAGAACACATcatgatttcaaaaatattataattgtaTTCAGTTTGTGCTGTTTTCTGATGAATGTGATAATATAAAGTTATGTGCACATTTCTTTCTCATGCACCAAGGCTTcataaaaatgcttaatttttcataacatgataaattaatttaaaagaaaattaatacttaattttttgaggaaatttccAGTCCTCCTTTAAccacttaacaacaacaacagaaaatggaGAGATAGTTATAACCACAAAAACTGCTGTAAGTTTTCGGAAAAGATAGCTTGGAGGCAGATATTAATCAACATGATTCACTCatgaaaaaatcaaaacatgtaCTTCAAAATTTCTCCCGACTTATGAATCTTCGAAAGTGttgatatttttctccattttcttaatttttgtcacATATTTTTTGCCAATTATAAAGCTCCCTATAGCATCAAGTTGTAGTTCAGATTGTCACTATGAACATGAAAAAGCTTTTGCAAACAATCATGTAAATTCACTTTATTTACAAATCCAGAGGCTAATCAGCCAGTATCTAAATTCTGAGTGGAGTTCGGAAAGGGAAATTCGTATTGATAATGAATCAAAAATTGTCTTGCTGGTGTGCTAAGAATGGTGGCACAGCGGACTACATGTCATGATACACTTTACCAGATTGGAAACACTGGCAATTCAAATCACTCTGTTTTTTAACATGTAGACAGGTTTTGACCACATATCATGTATTGATCtcaaaaattagttaaaaaatgaacacatctAATCTAAGTTTCCTTGTAACTGAAGGTCAAATGTACAAGAAAGAGCGATCTGACAATTTTCAGGTCAACTGTAACAAGTAACACTAACAAAATCACTTAAGACTATCCTCTTCAATGTGCATTTTTAAGAAGGCACAAGTATTGAAAATGAATTGATGATTGTAGTATGCAcatcacaaatatttaataagcgaGGCAAAAAATTCTTATAACTAAATATATCTCCTTAGGTGTACCTgcaataatgttaaaatgttaaagcGTATACAACTAAAATTTTTGTATTGGttttccaaattagaaaaaagtatcttttaaCCTCATGATATACTAAACAAAATTGAAACCATATTTCTTTTAAGTACAGTTTGACGTATCTGTGGCTATTTAAGCCGTGATTAATCAGATTTTGTTCTTGTGATGGTTTATGCATACATTTACCACATCTCCCTGGACTTCTGCCCTATCTAACCAATACATCAATAGCACACTGAAAAAAAACGGAAAGCACCTTGACAAGGCTATAGAAAGAAAATGCCACAGCGCAGTGGTCAAACCGAAGAATTTCACACATGGAGCCAGGTGCAGTAGAAAACTGAAAAAGCTTATGTGATTCTCTGTGCAGCTGCCTCCGTGTTTAAAGCCCTTCTATGAACAAGATTGGTGACTCCAAATGGcttagaaaggagaaaagcaaagggggagggtggagaaagaacaaaaaagaaaactattcatAGTAGAATAAATAGAAGgcatattgaaataaataaatacaaagtaatgctaacatagaaaaagaaatcgGGGATAAATAAAAAGTTGGGAAGTTTAAACAGGTGAAGCACTGAGCTAGTGTACGTCATGTAAGGTGGAACAAGGTACAAACTGAAGAAGAGAATTCAGGGTCTGTATCTTTCTAGTGTTATTTTTCCATGGCAGTCTGTTGTTCTTCCCCTAAAAATTAGCTCAGTGAGATTTGCTGATacatatgaattttgttttttatatcctAAACCTGGAAATAGATGTGCCATgaataatatttcttaaacattacACAATTGGAAGATCATTAATACCTGGCTTTGTATGACAATAAAACATTTGTACTCATTTACCTGAAATGGGCTTAACTTTTAGGAAATATTATAGCCACTTGATGTGAAGTTTATAGGACACAACATCAGTAGGGACTGGAAAAAAGTCATTAAGCAAATGGATTTCAATTCTCTGCATTTAGGGCTTCATACTTAAtaaaaaaacacttcaaaatcATTCTCACCATAAAATTAGACATATTAAATCTGATTGCAATTCAGCACACAAAGGTGAGACTACTTCTTAATACAAGTGTGTCATTACAATTCTAAAAGAGCAATTATTGCACTCAGTATGTTGTGGCTGCCCTGTAAAACTGCCAAGGAAATACAAAAGTAAACTTAATTCAGTAACACATTTCGTGTTTAAGATTGTAAAGACAGAGACAAAATTTTGCcactgataaagaaaaatacaaactgcctggctttttggaaattttttccaGCACACAATTTagcattttccttctccttgtaATGCTTTGACATCtcaaataatttgaaagaaacatTACCAAAATGGCAACACTGAGTGCCTGTGAAACAAAATAGCTACTGGGAAGACGCATTGATAAGAATATATTCCCATCCATCTTCCAAATTTAGCACTTTTTGCAGATGTTTATCCGTTTCTCTTTCTTTGGTTAGGTTATTATGGCTCATTATGTCTGAGGGACTAAACTAATTGAAATGTTCATTAAGATTGGAGTGCTACAGAAAACAACAAAGCAGGGAGGGGCGAagtgggaaaagaataaaatgcaccCAAGGAAACATGCACCAGATACTGtcttaatattaaacattttgttttaaaagtttaaaaaagactAACTTAAATTAGAAACTGTGAAAAAAGAATAGGAATGAGCAATTCTAAATGTACAGCTTTTTGAAGATAACAATAAATCATATGCCACATATAGGCCAAAAATGAAAGGGACTTTGTGCTCAAATATAAACTTCTGGCATGATCTGGTTTGTTGTCAGGTTCCCAGACACTAAATAGATGCTCTGTTCACTTAGCGTGAAGGCCCGCAAGGGGCAGGGACCTCCGGGGATTCTTGGCAGTTCTCAAGTCTCATTAGGTCTGCATATTAATGACTTGCAGCAATATAAAGAGACCCTTGAGCAGcctttttccccccctcctcctgcctgtgTTTCCCAAGGCTAAGTCAGCCTCAGACACAGCGCACAGGAGCCAAGTGAGAGGCTTGCAGGAACCACGGCTGCCAGGCGACCGTGGGGCGTAGGCTGCCCTTTGACACACTGCCTCAGCACAGTTTAGAGGTCCACCGAGTGTGTTAAGGAATGTGTGCTCTCGAGGACCGATGTTACCTTGAGAGTGAGGACTCTATCACTCTAGGGTTATATCGTGAACCAAAATGAAGCTCCAAAGCAAGTGAACAGAGTTGACTCCAGAGATGGCCCCATGATGGACATTTTTATAAGTCACCAAAGTTAATTaatttgtctttccatttgttttagtatgtcagaaaaacacaaaaaaacaacaagCGCCCTTCTTAGTTGAGATGCCAGTGAAGTGGAAAGAAATCCAACCattatgaaatcattttcttcattttaaagtacatatcttatttttaaactgttttctttaAGTATTAGTAAGCAAAGCTATCAGCATCCTATAAAACTTAACGGTCAAATTTATATagagaaaagtaaagtaaataaacaatttaaaacatcTGTATCACACTGCAACCCCATCAGTGACTACCATTAAGCtcatatacaaatacacacaggGTTCAACTTTTGACAGGTCCTGGATCCTATTGAAAATATGAGGAAATCTAGGATGCTCAATAAAATACACATGCTCCAATGTTTCATAATGTCCTGAAACCTAAGAACCCAGCATTGGAAATCCTGCTTTTAGTCTATTCATGACTTTTAATCGCCATTCCTTCTACCATTCAATACTCAGTGGCTTACAAACTGCACTGCtctcaaaaggaagaaatctgGATCCTAGTTCCCAATCACCCAATTATTCTCCTGTGACTTTGTGCAGTTCAATCCATTTCATTCATCTTCAGTTACCTCATCCATAAACAAGTCTAATAATACCGTAAATTGACTAAAGACTGAGGACTGGACCAGGTGAGAAATCTATAGCTCTTTGTATGCAGTATAATTGCACTAAGAACATGACATAAGGAGGAAATAGCTCATATGCTAACATATTTCACAATAAATCTCTAGCTTTACCTCTTTAAAGGAATATTACAATTTTATAATCATCTTTTAATATAGACTTGTCTTTTAATAAGACGACGCCATTTTTCTGTGGATTTACCAAAATTAAACCTACAGAAAATTTTGTAGGACATCATTTTTTCTGGatttacttaaaacaacaacagcaacaccaACACCAATACCACCATcgaaaaaaaccccaagaagtCAGTATTGGGATTTGAACACACTTACCAGCTGACTGGCCGCGGTTGGTGGCATCGTGATCACTATCCCCTTGCTCACTGTCACCATGACCACTGTCCTTAGAGCTTACTATGTCGGCTTCCTGGAATGCAGAACTAGAAGTACAAAAATGtgaatattagaataaaaaaggtgaagaaacacagaaaacattcTTCTGCCACCACATGGTCAACAATGGAGCTGCAGATTCATAGACCTCGCAGTTGGCTTTATTTCTGCATAAAGCGAATTTTCATCACCTTAAGCCAAGCTCTTTAAAACTGAGCAATGCAGGTGGTTTGAGCCCTTAAGGCATGTCCAGTTTAGTCATTATTCTATGATTAGagttatgtatatgtttatatgattTTCATAAAACAGAGTATGTATGCACACTTGGAACAGTTAGGGAGACTATCAGAAACAGTGTAGGAGTGTAAATTGATAAGatattcaaatatattcagtAAGTTATATATAGATGAAATATACCCATATTTTAATGTGTGGTCTAGGAACCCTAACATAATCGGTATGAATGTTCTGCCTTAGCTggaaatgctttatatattttatattctaatattgAATAATACACCTAATTCCTGATTTTAGTAGGTAGTAAATGGTCCACACACTAATGTACAGAAAAAAAGAGTCCATACCTGTTAACTCGGCGAGGTCTGTCAACTAGATAGCTGAGCTCTGCTCGCTGGTGTTtagtctagaaaaaaaataaataaatcaagagcATTTGAATGCTAAGGGTTTAACTAATAGTCTTTTTCTGAGGTTAGGAATTGAGTCTCGTTTATGTAATTGTGTACATTTTTATGAATTTGCAAGCTATTCTAAGACTGCACCCTAGTGATTGCTGgtaagggtggggtgggggagatatGCACAGACACTTCAATCCAGACTTTcagtaaaggttaaaaaaattccaaaaataaaaagccaattttaaacgtgtgtatgtgtgtgtttaaggagAGAATGCAAATGGGCTCATAAACTTTTGTCTTTAGTACAGTCAACCTAGGTAAAGTCTAGTCTTTCTTTCAGTGGCCTAAAAAAGTGTTTAGGTGCATACTGGTTGACACAAGAAAAACAAGCACGCTCAATAAGCAAAAAGTTTGGATATTTTATggaattattttgttgtttattttcaaaatgtgcttAAGATACAAATGAGCTGTACAAATATTCATGAAAGTCAATTAATAATATCTAAGACTCAAATAAAATACCTGCCAAGAAAGGAATTCATAATGCCCCCCTCCattatttttccccctccaaaACGCCTTCTGcattcttctccccacctcctccatccACACACCTTTTCCGGTGCAAACTTTCTTGTACATAAATCAACTctgttcttcccctccctccctccttacaACTTTGCCACTTCTCCATCTTTTAAGAAGAAATCGTAATTGACAAGCCAAATTCTTCGAAGAAGAAAGCCAACAGCAGAGATTTATCAAGAACAGTGGCCAGAGGTGATTATTagttaaaaagatatatttaaggTAACAATTGTTTAAGCCTTTCTTTAGTTTACGCTTACAGGGGTCTGTGCCAAAACAACTTCATTCAAATTCACACTGTGTGGGCGTTGGGCTTCAAGAGCGTCTGTAAATGCTGTCCAGAGCAGAACTGAAGGCTTTTCTGCAACCCGAGTTCAGAGGACAAGGATCTGATAACTTATTCGCTAAAACATGCATTCGAGTGTAGACAACTGTGCAAAGTTAAACATTCTATAGCTTACTTTAACACGCGACTGAAAGCATCGATAAACAAAGTAAACACCATTAACTTTATTAACGCCTGGGACagactcaaagagaaaaaagaccttTGCCGGTGCCAGAAAGTCCCTCCATCACATTTCCCtcgctcccccccgcccccccccggcGGACTTTTCCCTTTACCCTCAGAAAACTGAGAGGGGAAAGGACTGAGAAGGGGTTAGGATTTTAAAGGGACGACCCCAGAGGGAAGGTCCAAGATGGCAAAGCACAAAGGGgaggaaatgaaagtaaatgtGGAGGGGTGGGGCGCAGAAAATTGGGGACAGCACGAGGTTTAGGTTACATACGAAGGGGTGGGGTAGCCTCCCTCCCAATTCCTGCCCCCCACAAAGATACAAATAAGTTAATAtcctaaatataaatacatagtgTACCAGAGATACAAGGGCCGGGCTAGAGGAGGCTTTCAGATGGAGGAGATGAGAGATGGTGGTCCTTTCGCTTCAGCCTTACCTCGTTGGACAAAATGCTTCCGTTGGAGATGATGTCGGGCTGCTGGTCTGTGTAGCCAGTGACGATGGCCCCACAGGGGTTGTGCTCAGTGTCCGTACTCCGCGAAGGGCTGCAGGGCTTAAGGAACATCAGGTCGGTCTTGGCGGACTCAGGGGTCAGGCAGACCTGGTAGCAGTAATTCTGGTTGTGGTGGTGGGAGCCAAAGCCCCCGGACTCCTCCACGGGCACCTGGGCCGGGTTACTAGGTACGTTGGAGCTTTGCACCAGCATGATATCTGACTTGCTGAGTTTTTTCTTGCGCGCTCGGGCTTGGCGGCCGCAGCAGGTCGGGCCCCCACtgccacagcagcagcagcagaggcagcAGTCACTGGCCAGACAGGTGTAGATGTTCAGCTTCTTCTCTTTTTGGCAACGCACGGCAAGCACGATCATGGCTAGCAGGAATATAAAGGACACTGAGCCCAGCGCAATGATGAGGATGAGAGTGAGGTCCAGCGAGGTCTCCCCGCCGCCGGAGCGGCTGGGGCGCTGATGCTCCCCTGACCCCCCGcttccgcccccgccccctccctggggcTCGACTGCTCCGTCCACCAGCTGCACCACCAGTGTGGCAGTGGAGGACAGGGGCGGCTGCCCGTGGTCGCGCACCTCGATCACCAGCTCGTAAGGCCGCTGGGGGTCGCGCTTGGCCGGCACCCGGCGCGCGGTGCGGAGTTCCCCGGTGCGCCAGTCCATGCGGAAGAGGTTCATTTCGTTGCCCCGCACAATGCTGTAGGTGAGCCGCGCGTTCTCGCCGTCGTCTGCGTCCACTGCGGCCACGCGGGTCAGCAGGTAACCCGGCTCCGCCGACCGGGGCAGCACCTCCCGCGCTGGAGTCCCGTTGCGCCCAGGCAGGGGCGCCACGATGGCGGGGGCGTTGTCGTTCTGATCCACGATGAGGATGTTGACGGTGGCGTTACCGGCGAGAGCCTGGGGGCTGCCGGCGTCCCGAGCTTCCACCTGGAAGCTGAAGTCCTTGAGCTGCTCGTAGTCGAAGGAGCGCAGGGCGTACAAGTAGCCGTTCTCAGAGTTGATGGACACGTAAGTGAAGACGCTCATGCCCTGGATCTGGCACTCGAGGATAGAGTAGGCTAGCTGGGCGTTGGCGCCCTCATCGCGGTCTGTGGCGCTTACCGCGTAGATATAGGCGCCGGGCACGTTGTTTTCGGTCACATACACGTCGTAGACCGGCTGGCTAAACCGCGGTGCGTTGTCGTTCACGTCTGACACTTGGACCTGGATCGACTTACTGGTGGAGAGCGCAGGCTCGCCCCGGTCCCGAGCCACAACGGTCAGAGTGTAGGAGTCTCCAGCCTCTCGGTCCAGGGGGGCTTCGGTCACGATAGTATAGTAGTTCTTGAAGGAAGACTTGAGGCGGAACGGCACATCCCCCAACAGCTCGCACTGCACTTGCCCGTTCTCCTCGGAGTCGCGGTCGGTCACGCTGAACAGGGCCACCACGGTCCCGGGCGCCGCGCCCTCGCTCACCGCCTCCTTCACGGTGCTGAAGCTGATCTCCGGCGCGTTGTCGTTAGCATCCAGGACCCGCACTAGCACCTTGCAGTGCGCGGGCACCGCGTTGGGGCCCAGGTCCTTGGCTTGTACGTACACTTGGTACACCGGGCTCTCTTCATAGTCTAGCTCTCCGCTCACCTCCAGCCGGCCAGTACGCGGGGACAGTCCAAAGAGCTCCCGCGCCCGGGGCGAAATGTGGCTGCTGAAAGAATACACGACTTCGCCATTCTGGCCCTCATCTGGGTCTGTGGCGTTGAGCTGGATTACGAGCGTGCCGGGCGGCGAGTTCTCTGGTAGAGACACAGTGTAGACGGGTTGGTCGAAGGCGGGGACATTGTCGTTGGAGTCCAACACTCGGATGGTGAGTAGGGCAGTGCCGGTGCGCTGCTGTTGGGGGGgcaggccccctcccccgccgcctccccctccttctcctcctcctccccctcctcccccgtccACCGCGGTCAGCACGTAGCGGTGCACCGCTTGCTGCTCTCGGTCCAGCGGCTTCTCCAGCACCAGCTCGGCGAATCGGTTGCCATCCCCCTGGGTCTGCACGTCCAGGGAGAAGTAGCTGTTGGGGGTGATCTCGTAGTCGCGCAAGGAGTTGGTGCCCACGTCTGGGTCGAATGCGCTCTCCAGCGGGAAGCGGGTGCCCGGCGTGGCGCTCTCAGAGATCTCCACGGTCAGGTCCGGCTCCGGGAAGGAGGGGGGGTTGTCATTGATGTCCAGCACTTCGATCTCCACCCGGAACAGCTCGAGGGGATTCTCCAGGAAGACCTCCAGGTGCAGGACGCAGGAGGGGCTCTGCTTGCAGATTTGCTCGCGGTCGATCTTCTCGTTCACGTACAGCACCCCGGTCTCCAGGTTGAGGTCCAAGTAAGGGGTCCGCGAGTTGGGCACCGTTTGAAACCTGCGAGCTGAAAGTTTTGTAATGTCCAAGCCCAGATCTTCAGCGATATTCCCCACGAAAGTGCCATGTTCCTGCT from Suricata suricatta isolate VVHF042 chromosome 1, meerkat_22Aug2017_6uvM2_HiC, whole genome shotgun sequence encodes:
- the PCDH10 gene encoding protocadherin-10 isoform X3; translated protein: MIVLLFFALLWMVEGVFSQLHYTVQEEQEHGTFVGNIAEDLGLDITKLSARRFQTVPNSRTPYLDLNLETGVLYVNEKIDREQICKQSPSCVLHLEVFLENPLELFRVEIEVLDINDNPPSFPEPDLTVEISESATPGTRFPLESAFDPDVGTNSLRDYEITPNSYFSLDVQTQGDGNRFAELVLEKPLDREQQAVHRYVLTAVDGGGGGGGGEGGGGGGGGGLPPQQQRTGTALLTIRVLDSNDNVPAFDQPVYTVSLPENSPPGTLVIQLNATDPDEGQNGEVVYSFSSHISPRARELFGLSPRTGRLEVSGELDYEESPVYQVYVQAKDLGPNAVPAHCKVLVRVLDANDNAPEISFSTVKEAVSEGAAPGTVVALFSVTDRDSEENGQVQCELLGDVPFRLKSSFKNYYTIVTEAPLDREAGDSYTLTVVARDRGEPALSTSKSIQVQVSDVNDNAPRFSQPVYDVYVTENNVPGAYIYAVSATDRDEGANAQLAYSILECQIQGMSVFTYVSINSENGYLYALRSFDYEQLKDFSFQVEARDAGSPQALAGNATVNILIVDQNDNAPAIVAPLPGRNGTPAREVLPRSAEPGYLLTRVAAVDADDGENARLTYSIVRGNEMNLFRMDWRTGELRTARRVPAKRDPQRPYELVIEVRDHGQPPLSSTATLVVQLVDGAVEPQGGGGGGSGGSGEHQRPSRSGGGETSLDLTLILIIALGSVSFIFLLAMIVLAVRCQKEKKLNIYTCLASDCCLCCCCCGSGGPTCCGRQARARKKKLSKSDIMLVQSSNVPSNPAQVPVEESGGFGSHHHNQNYCYQVCLTPESAKTDLMFLKPCSPSRSTDTEHNPCGAIVTGYTDQQPDIISNGSILSNETKHQRAELSYLVDRPRRVNSSAFQEADIVSSKDSGHGDSEQGDSDHDATNRGQSAGMDLFSNCTEECKALGHSDRCWMPSFVPADGRQAADYRSNLHVPGMDSVPDTEVFETPEAQPGAERSFSTFGKEKALHSTLERKELDGLLSNTRAPYKPPYLTRKRIC
- the PCDH10 gene encoding protocadherin-10 isoform X1, which encodes MIVLLFFALLWMVEGVFSQLHYTVQEEQEHGTFVGNIAEDLGLDITKLSARRFQTVPNSRTPYLDLNLETGVLYVNEKIDREQICKQSPSCVLHLEVFLENPLELFRVEIEVLDINDNPPSFPEPDLTVEISESATPGTRFPLESAFDPDVGTNSLRDYEITPNSYFSLDVQTQGDGNRFAELVLEKPLDREQQAVHRYVLTAVDGGGGGGGGEGGGGGGGGGLPPQQQRTGTALLTIRVLDSNDNVPAFDQPVYTVSLPENSPPGTLVIQLNATDPDEGQNGEVVYSFSSHISPRARELFGLSPRTGRLEVSGELDYEESPVYQVYVQAKDLGPNAVPAHCKVLVRVLDANDNAPEISFSTVKEAVSEGAAPGTVVALFSVTDRDSEENGQVQCELLGDVPFRLKSSFKNYYTIVTEAPLDREAGDSYTLTVVARDRGEPALSTSKSIQVQVSDVNDNAPRFSQPVYDVYVTENNVPGAYIYAVSATDRDEGANAQLAYSILECQIQGMSVFTYVSINSENGYLYALRSFDYEQLKDFSFQVEARDAGSPQALAGNATVNILIVDQNDNAPAIVAPLPGRNGTPAREVLPRSAEPGYLLTRVAAVDADDGENARLTYSIVRGNEMNLFRMDWRTGELRTARRVPAKRDPQRPYELVIEVRDHGQPPLSSTATLVVQLVDGAVEPQGGGGGGSGGSGEHQRPSRSGGGETSLDLTLILIIALGSVSFIFLLAMIVLAVRCQKEKKLNIYTCLASDCCLCCCCCGSGGPTCCGRQARARKKKLSKSDIMLVQSSNVPSNPAQVPVEESGGFGSHHHNQNYCYQVCLTPESAKTDLMFLKPCSPSRSTDTEHNPCGAIVTGYTDQQPDIISNGSILSNETKHQRAELSYLVDRPRRVNSSAFQEADIVSSKDSGHGDSEQGDSDHDATNRGQSAGMDLFSNCTEECKALGHSDRCWMPSFVPADGRQAADYRSNLHVPGMDSVPDTEVFETPEAQPGAERSFSTFGKEKALHSTLERKELDGLLSNTRAPYKPPYLKIWRQLCGETHAARDQGLPTNT
- the PCDH10 gene encoding protocadherin-10 isoform X2 — its product is MIVLLFFALLWMVEGVFSQLHYTVQEEQEHGTFVGNIAEDLGLDITKLSARRFQTVPNSRTPYLDLNLETGVLYVNEKIDREQICKQSPSCVLHLEVFLENPLELFRVEIEVLDINDNPPSFPEPDLTVEISESATPGTRFPLESAFDPDVGTNSLRDYEITPNSYFSLDVQTQGDGNRFAELVLEKPLDREQQAVHRYVLTAVDGGGGGGGGEGGGGGGGGGLPPQQQRTGTALLTIRVLDSNDNVPAFDQPVYTVSLPENSPPGTLVIQLNATDPDEGQNGEVVYSFSSHISPRARELFGLSPRTGRLEVSGELDYEESPVYQVYVQAKDLGPNAVPAHCKVLVRVLDANDNAPEISFSTVKEAVSEGAAPGTVVALFSVTDRDSEENGQVQCELLGDVPFRLKSSFKNYYTIVTEAPLDREAGDSYTLTVVARDRGEPALSTSKSIQVQVSDVNDNAPRFSQPVYDVYVTENNVPGAYIYAVSATDRDEGANAQLAYSILECQIQGMSVFTYVSINSENGYLYALRSFDYEQLKDFSFQVEARDAGSPQALAGNATVNILIVDQNDNAPAIVAPLPGRNGTPAREVLPRSAEPGYLLTRVAAVDADDGENARLTYSIVRGNEMNLFRMDWRTGELRTARRVPAKRDPQRPYELVIEVRDHGQPPLSSTATLVVQLVDGAVEPQGGGGGGSGGSGEHQRPSRSGGGETSLDLTLILIIALGSVSFIFLLAMIVLAVRCQKEKKLNIYTCLASDCCLCCCCCGSGGPTCCGRQARARKKKLSKSDIMLVQSSNVPSNPAQVPVEESGGFGSHHHNQNYCYQVCLTPESAKTDLMFLKPCSPSRSTDTEHNPCGAIVTGYTDQQPDIISNGSILSNETKHQRAELSYLVDRPRRVNSSAFQEADIVSSKDSGHGDSEQGDSDHDATNRGQSAGMDLFSNCTEECKALGHSDRCWMPSFVPADGRQAADYRSNLHVPGMDSVPDTEVFETPEAQPGAERSFSTFGKEKALHSTLERKELDGLLSNTRAPYKPPYLNHFHPLSYFLLWK